From the genome of Impatiens glandulifera chromosome 9, dImpGla2.1, whole genome shotgun sequence, one region includes:
- the LOC124915067 gene encoding uncharacterized membrane protein YuiD-like translates to MDEVITAADATAGNQTTSMQAPATPVLPVNLPLVSAFIAFALAQFLKLFTTWYKEKRWDAKRLIGSGGMPSSHSATVVALAAAIGLLDGTNSPMFAVSVVLACVVMYDASGVRLHAGRQAELLNQIVCEFPPEHPLSTSRPLRDSLGHTPIQVIAGALLGWIVAFLMNQSY, encoded by the exons ATGGATGAGGTTATTACAGCGGCCGACGCAACGGCTGGAAATCAGACCACGTCAATGCAAGCGCCCGCCACTCCTGTCCTCCCTGTAAACCTTCCTCTCGTCTCCGCCTTCATCGCCTTCGCTTTGGCCCAGTTCCTCAAGCTATTCACGACCTG GTATAAAGAAAAAAGATGGGATGCCAAAAGGCTGATCGGATCCGGTGGAATGCCATCATCGCATTCTGCAACCGTTGTTGCTTTAGCAGCCGCCATTGGTTTGCTTGATGGAACAAATTCGCCTATGTTTGCTGTTTCTGTTGTCTTAGCATGTGTT GTAATGTATGATGCATCTGGTGTAAGGCTACATGCTGGAAGACAAGCAGAA TTGTTGAACCAAATCGTATGCGAGTTTCCTCCTGAACATCCCTTGTCTACTTCTAGACCTTTAAGAGATTCACTTGGGCATACTCCAATTCAG GTGATTGCTGGTGCTCTTCTGGGATGGATAGTTGCATTCTTGATGAATCAGTCATATTAA